Sequence from the Temnothorax longispinosus isolate EJ_2023e chromosome 6, Tlon_JGU_v1, whole genome shotgun sequence genome:
tgaacacGACGACATTATTTACGAATTTTGCACTTTTGACTGTGTACTAACCCTAAGAGCAAAAAGTCGACTTTAAGTCGACTTCTACCGATACTGACTTGGCagaaagtcgacttttttaaggacgaaagtcgacttgaagtcgacttgaagtcgacttgaagtcggcgaatgtctcaaaaaacgccgactaaaagtcgactttccgtcatgacgggaagtcgacttttcgtcatgacgggaagtcgacttcttgtcatgacggaaagtcgacttttagtcggcgttttttgagacattcgccgacttcaagtcgacttcaagtcgactttcgtccttaaaaaaatcgacTTCTCTGCCAAGTCAGTTTCGGtagaagtcgacttcaagtcgacttcccgtcatgacggaaagtcgacttcCCGCCAACTTTTaaagtcgataaaataaaccgCCGCCGCGTACGTCTGGAGGTCggttgtgtatcttgaaatgaggtgaaaatgacaaaagttaacagattttattagattctgataaataaaatcgtagatacgctaatgaattttctcacttttgtaatttttacctcattattttaagatacacaatcgaccCTTTGCTGGAAGGCTAAAACTGAtgcatttcgattttttttcatatataaaataatttaattatctaaaaaactgtatacccgggaaaaaatggaagagaTCTGAACAGATTTGAGCAGATCTCATCAGATCCAATCCACTCAGATCTGGTTTGATCAAAATATTGGCCCTATCTGATCAGATCTAATCAGACATGAGTAGATCTGATCCGATCCTAGAGGATAGAGTCAGATATGTAACGAgaataatctattatatctGCTCAGATCCAATCAGACATGAGTAGATCTGATCCGATCCGGTGTCCATCCACTGCAGAAAATTGTagttttcaaatgttattttttaaatgtgccactttattttaaaagtggactccacgatacaaAAGTTGTGCCGTTCCACGATTTACATAACTTGGCGCAACTTAGCACGACACTGCCGTGTCTGATACCGTTCTTATACCACTgttcatcaaattttaaatacgagaatcAGATTCCGTcggatgccatctatcggatactttgagatgcagcattatgatctgatcatatataatcttatatgactatataagtttatatgtgattatattattttatcagtttaaattataatgtatgtttgcaaaataatttaaaagatttatgttttatatatacatatacacattaatcttttatatttacctattattaattaattttgcacggtacttttttaatggaatatttataataaattctaaatatggtgtcgaaattaacaattattattaaattggaagagactatatttattatatatgttaatgtttcaaaattgagaaaactgtttttaatataaaaattaattgattttttgaccaaaaatcatttaaaaggtTCCCCTTTATagagttaatattatatttgatataatgtcCAACATAgggtgtaaaaattaataatggacGATTTGagaacgaaatttttataagttctatACTAGCGAGATCTGCTCAGATCCGGCAAGATCGGAAGAGATCTGATTGGATCAGCAACACAACTTTGTAAGTCAAGATTGGACTTATCTGGTGAGATCAAGATATGTCTGACTAGGTCTGCTCAGATCCGGCAAGATCGGAAGAGATCTGATTGAATCAGCAACACAACTTTGTAAGCCAAGATTGGTCTTATCTGGTGAGATCAAGACATGTCTGGCTAGGTCTGCTCAGATTCGACAAGATCTGAGGCATAATGTCTGCTCGTACTTCAGAAGATCTGAAGCAATCAGATAATGTCCGATTAGATCGGAAGAGATCCGATTGGATCTGCGATTCAATATCGAACGGCAGCAATGGTCAGATCTGGTGAGATCGGATTATAGTTCAGCATATCTGGCTGCATGTGATTAAATATGGCCATGCAGATCTGgcgagataaaattgtatccaATCAGATCTGACTTTACTTGAATTTCAGATCTCattgtatcttattttatcaaatcagACATGGTCAGATCTCCtccattttttcccgggtaatTACAATCCTaatgttttattcttaattacaaaGGCGGCCACTGTGTGCCGTCATATCTGTGCCACTTCTGCGTGCGCGGATTCCGGCAGCCACTTCTTGTAAGCTGACaacaaaactaaaattataaatatataatatccacAGACTTTTATACTAGACCATTAACATATATGGACGCACTGCCGAAAAGCTGATGCGAGTGCGAGGTGCAAATGTTAGTGAAGGGTGCGgccatattaaattaacaataagtcaCTATCGGGTGTTCAGTTGCTCATGATGTGCGTTTATCTGCATTCGTTATTACAGTACATAACGAAGCAGGCGAatgtttttgtgttaaatattggTACATGTTATCAATAAGTTTGTAAGTCATGCCTTCAACGTGTAGCTACTTGAATGCCGAAATCGAACCACTACTCCTGTAGTATTAAACCCTTTCTTTTGGACATTCTGTATATGCCAGACTATTGTATAGAAATCTTGTATAAAACTACTTGTATAGAATCTGTAGTATAGCATATCTTGACTAAAATCAACATGGCGGCAAGCATCACGGCCGAGATGCCTGTCAGCGGTCTAGTATTGTATAGAAGTCTACTCGAtgataatatctaaatattattttataaattaaaatttcacatttttcatcCAAACCCCAGATTTCTAGCAGTTTGTATTTGGACACGACTCCCTGCGACTGCAACGTTTGTACTATTGCTTGAGTGCGTGGTATCAACCTGAAAAAATCGTATTGAATTGATGTATTTATTCGATGAATCAACGTGAAATCGAAAGGAGATAGAATAACGATTTACCTGGCCCATGACTTGGTGATGCTCCCAGGTGTCGTCAGCAACGACGGAACAAATCGTTTCTGCTTAGGGTACACTTGACCCTCCAAGAAGAAATACGCGAACCACTTTACACCGTCCACAGATGCTCTATATCCATCGATGGTAGTCCCCATCCGGCCTTTCCAAATGTACCAGACACGCGGCAAATGATCTTCCCGGTTCCttgattatatctataaatgagaataatattcgatcataagattaatatctttataaataaatagggaaaacattataaagcaacaattgtgataaaaatacctTGGCGGTGGATCAACCAATGATTCACTAAGATGGCATAGCGTGGAAGCGAATTTCGGCAATCATTCGGGTTCTATCGCCGTGACACCTtgcatatacattttattcgtTTCGTACACCTCTTTATAAACCACCTATTCCGGACTGATTTTCCGTAGAACGCACGAAGAATGCATGAACCAGGTTTCTCCATTTCTGATGGTGTTCTGAAAGATGGTTTAGAATAGAGAGGTCGCATTCAATAGGTCTTAATTAtcgatgataattaataacacaccATACCTAACCTCTAAAGCATATTTCCACTTGGCCTTATCCTGATCCTCTTTTAGATCCGCCATACCTGCAAGAACTATCTGGCGCAGCAATTTCGCTTCCATGTCGGTTGGTAACGGCATTCTGTAACAATTCTTGTTGTAGACAATGTAGACAACCGTCTCAAACATATTGCAACATACATACAGTCAAATTCCAGTATTCTGATCTAATCGAGGAAATCAACGGGAAGAcaatgatgacgacgacgacgacgacgacgtttcgTGGCGGTGGTTGATAGCGCGGCGCTTTTCGACCTCTTATCGTGTCCTGTCTCGCGGCATGTATTCCTTGCACTCgcgtaaacattaattttctccTCCAGCCTCCTCGAGATTCGCCGCCATATTGATGACGCGCCGCTTGACTGCTTTCCGTCTTTTTATagtcgactatttagaagtcgacttttagtcgactttccgccatttttagaagtcgactagaagtcgacttataaaagtcgacggaaaattgacttttataagtcgactatttagaagtcgactaaaagtcgactttccgccatttttagaagtcgactagaagtcgacttataaaagtcaacttttcgttgacttttataagtcgactatttagaagtcgacttttagtcgactttccgccatttttagaagtcgactatttagaagtcgacttttagtcgactttccgccatttttagaagtcgactagaagtcgacttataaaagtcgacggaaaattgacttttataagtcgactatttagaagtcgatTTTTAGTCGACattccgccatttttagaagtcgactagaagtcgacttacAAAAGTCAACTTTTcattgacttttataagtcgactatttagaagtcgatttttagtcgactttccgccatttttagaagtcgcctatttagaagtcgacttttagtcgactttctgccatttttagaagccgactagaagtcgacttataaaagtcgacttaccgtcgactttccgtcaACTGTGCTCTTAGGGAACTCACGGAAACACACCGACACAAGAATCTGTTAGTATTAGTTCAAAATGGACGATTTTTGTCACGATGCGCGGAACAGACGAAAATGTGTCCGCAATACGAGCACACCTTATTACTTccaccagagagaaacctgagagaggccatcccggcatttttcgtcaatttttctgtgtcacattttccgacgcgccgcctgagaaagtgcgtatcaactacgtcgtttcgctcggtaaccgcacatggtttgcgtccgtgctaatggttcgtgtccgaactagccagttagaggggatatgctgcggccTCGGCGCACAGTAGAgccgtttgcgcgaatcgcggaaaaaattatgttacttgtaaaatatgcaatgaatgatcatagaacctttcaatgttgacttataaaaattgcaaaagtgtatatttattaaaaattaatgatataggaacaagtatttgattgaaattaaataaaaattcaatttacatttaatttacgtataagagcaaagtaattcGTGCGTCGATCATCgcttaagtctaaatttttttgatgtggtttacttcttaaactatttattaacggatcggatgacacgagcatcatatgcataacatcttcatttgtaaacagacggctacatttttctactatgattaagtcgatatcgtttatagtcctttattatttcttgcctcttgagcttcttccgataatgtcccaaacaggtaacgctgcattttccgaggcattttctataatttccttaccgtgaagaagaattttatgaacggtaattggcataaagtaccaagaatatttttcaataaatatttccgctgccttgtacgcataagaaccgaatttttctgaattgatttcttcaccacaattaatcgtttgtaatattgtggaaaatcttctgatcaatttctcgtcaactccagttatttctgctgtgatttttggatcagcaaaaaatcgtcgagaagtatttccgtcattagatgatccggaaccttattgtttaacgatgtctaccctcagtccaagtttattataaaaagcgtcttgtattcttttttttgtttcttcttttttaacgcgtgtttctggcgttgttgaccactttgtcttgaaagacaaattgtaggcaatatgtaatatacattccatgaatttgattcgtgcgtgcaagggtgacattcctaatttgagtgcttcttttctttgttagaccttttattaatttaattctgttAAGTTGTTCATTTGAGATGGTTTGAAAAGACACGatatcaaaagacacgacactgtctcgcacTATAGAGCGGCACAATTGTTGTATTagttgtatcgtggagtctacttttataataaagtgacacactcttaaaaaataacttttgaaaatatcccgatcgagaagaaatattcatatatgatcatatataaatggCCAGATATggtcagatatggaaattggccagatctgaggatatatgatctggtattattgtatatgttaatatctgatcATAACTGATCAGATATCctcagatctggccaatttccatatctgaccATAAATGGccattcatatatgatcatatatgatcagatatgaatattttttctcgggaatgttataaattcaagaaattcAGAAATTCAAAAAAGACGTATAGCAGCAGCATTTGCCGTGATAGCTgcaattgaagaaaataaaaggaggaaatataaaaaaaaggaatactGGGTTGCACAGAGATTTTTGAGAATCGTGCAGTGCATGGATTTTACCACGCGATATTTCCTATTTTGCGTTTAGAAAGTTCGCGATTTTTAACGAACCGACATGACACTTTGACGCTAGAAGTTGGAAAATCTGAACTTCTTCAGCGTCGACGCAGAAACAACATGACGTCACAAAATCGTCTTGACGCGCGTCAACTGACGCccatgaaatcgcaccttaacgcgatgttttttgttctctgtcgcccaagataaaaattgacgaacttcagaagagacaagaaacatcacgttacgcgacggaattgcgaaatacgataTAGTCGCAGaggttaaggggatcctgcagtgactggcgaacttcctcgatgtcgataatgtcaacctttctaattttgttttccctgtatctgtctttgtctaacgaaatgacatctgtccttttttcgattgctcgccatcttatgcaagatccggcaactactgttgctgctcttcttgtcatcctgcatccgtatttacattactaaaataattattagatggatctttttttgtacgcattgaatcttacttctacttacacgatattattcctacatgttttcccaagggtggatgataaacattatgtacgtataaactgtagaatttttgttttaagcaaatattgtcgttaggtgacagctgtgtatgtgccccaataagtaatatttttaattttttggtgcttttgatataaaatcgcgttttccaccctagatttttgtgcggactttaattctagaccaagaacttgcaattctgtaaagccaattaaaagatccattgattaacgataatgtcggtaaatcatacggctgcaggatccccttaagagcaaaaaacagaaagcaaagagcacattgtagatcagcctttaaaaagtgacaaaaaagtgtataaaataaaacacttaGATTTGCAGTGCGTTCAGTAACATTTgtataaatgcataaaatgCGTGTAAAACCAATCACttcttgacatttttttttattattatgtatttattgttaaaatcaaCGAGCctaatagtaaatatataatatttacaaaaaagataaatatcctataaaaattaaataatttaaggtTTACTAGAGATTAACTATGAAGAGATTAATTGGGCTAATGATCCAAAATAGTTGTTATTgccaaatataaattatcatgtaaataaatatcaataacgTATAGTGTCGAAATTGTAATAAGATCATCTTTAGTAACAAAaacaaacaataatttaaaacgtataaatatgaacaatttatatatataagtaccacGCTTATAATTTTCTTGTCGATGTGgtaaaaacaattttgcaCATCTGGAACTATTACTagtaatttgttattatataggAAGCATTAAATAGATCTTTTTCGTCATTATACAGACCGGTTGTAGAAGACATTTCTAAGATGTAACGCCGACGTGGCAACTCAAGTATCTTATATTTCGATATGCTAGAAATAGTATCTTCCTTTCtggataaaatttttttattttacggaaaatatttgtctttctaattgtatatcattgtctttttaattatatatgtatatatatgtgcattacctataaaaaataagaccCAACTTATACATGCTTTCAGAGCGAAAATTCGGTACTGCGACATGATCCACTTTTGCAAGCTTCTTGTAACGCTTCGATTGAAATTCCAAATGCAGCGTGACATTCTTGATAACCATTTTTGCGTATCTTAAATGCAATGCTGTTTGTTGTCTGCATCGAAGACTAATTCTCTCATTGATTCTGTTGGGAATAAGAGAGGAGTCGGATACCAAAATCACCAGAAGATTAAGAGTAATTACAGGAGTTTCATGGAAGTGCGTCCACGTCAGGCGTTCATCGTGCCTATAAGTCACTCGTACAAGTCGTACAGGCATGTTCGACAAAACTGTGTGTTTTCTAAGATGAAGTACAGAAACGTTAAAGATCGCCTTAAAAACTAGTTCGTCCCAACATGGAAATAGATCTCGAGTTCTATTCGTTTCCAGCAACCATCTGTCACATTTAAACAATAAGcgtattagataatataaacaCTTGATAATTGTCGGTTTAATCTGATAACTTATTAGCAAAATAGTTGTCCACAAAATCATTTGTCGTGTTGTGTATTATACAAACTCTGAGGACGAGCGTGGCCTATTAGACAGCACATTGGTCTATTGAGTCAAAAATCCCGGGTTCAATTCCCGGTAGagctagaaaaattatattcaaaaaaaaaattatattcgcttGTTCTCCTTTCGGAAGGCAATGGCAAGCCACCGAGAGTATGTCTTGCCAAGAgaacttctaaaaaaaaaaaaaaattgacaagtgaattttaaaacattactGGATGAATTAATTGCAACACTGTCAATCAATTTATCCagtaatgttttaaaatctatttgccaatttcttttttttatgaattgattGACAGTGTTGCAACTACCTACATAGACCTACAGTCTATGTGGGTAGTTGCAACACTGTCAATCAATTCATCCagtaatgttttaaaatttatttgccaAATGTAATGCCCTTTTGATAACTCGTTAGCAAAATAGATGTCCACAAAATCACTTATCGGGTTGTGTACAAAACGCATTGGTTTATAAGATTGtcgagaatttattttcttcggGACGAGagattcttttaatattttttgtcttctCGCTGAAAAATGTATACTTTCCGTTGGACGATTAATTCTGAGACAAAGAAAGCATGTACCAACGTAGTAATCATTCTCAATTGTATACTAAGATCTAACTCGACTATATAGTGCTCAGGTATTACGTGACGTGGCAATTGAGTCATTCAAATCGGAATTTTGACAAGTGAATAAGATGCCTAATAATGTCAAAATGCGCAGAATGAAAGTCGACATTAtggcaatttttatttcatgtacctGTAAAGACGTTACATTCGTGACCTATTCTtgataatatttgaaaaataatattgaaccATGTTTGTCAAGCTAGTTTTTacaaatcatatttaaaaaactgtgttatattttctaaacgcAACATATAAGTGTATTCTATTTCTACTAACTCACCCTATTTAAATTATGCTAGAATTAGGTGTAATTCTTCGTAGCTATTAAGTTTGGTGTATGCCGCGATGTATCTTGTCACAATAAGTTCTTAATGCTAGCAATACGATTCTACTGCCTCGGGATATCATTGAGAACTGAGGGTACggataattgtattataataagtacATGTAGCATAGCATGTAACAACGACTGGTAAGGTCATTACAACGTCTATTGTTTATTAAGTGGTCGCAAAACGAAATAATATacgcaaaattttcttaattatattcttaactATACGTAGCGTCgagcggtgcgtgtgtctgcggatcgacacccaccacACACCCCCGAGTGTAAGTAGGCGATTTAGGGCGTcgcgagtcgcgcggtgcgtgtgtctgcggatcgacacccaccacACACCCGGTGCGGAAGTTAGGCGATTagggcgtcgcgtcgcggcggtgcgtgtgtctgcggatcgacacccacccacaCCGTGCGAAGTTAGGCGATTagggcgtcgcgtcgcgtggtgcgtgtgtctgcggatcgacacccacccacaCCCTGGAGATTACGGTGCGATTAGGGCGTCGCAAAgtcgcggtgcgtgtgtctgcggatcgacacccacccacaCCCGTGGAGTTAGGCGATTAGGGCGTCGCGaagcgcggtgcgtgtgtctgcggatcgacacccacctaACCCTGCGAGAGTTAGGCGATTTTAGGACGTCGCGtagcgcggtgcgtgtgtctgcggatcgacacccagcACCCTTAGAAAGTTAGGTCAGGGTTGCTCGTGGTGGTTTTAGTCGGTAGGCTATGGGCGCGCGATGCCACGCTGAGGGAGGCTCAGGGGATTTCGGTCCTCTGAAGCGCCCCTCGTAACGGTGGTACGCGTGCGCGTAGAATCCGACACTCCCCCTCCCTATCACAGGGCGGGGAGTCTTTCGAAGATTTCcaccacgtaaaaaaaaaaaaaaaaaaaaaaaggtagagaataattttcaacTCTTTTCAGCAGTTACATTCCGATTAAACGAGAAAGGTTAAGAAACATTTCAACTATATTGCAGCAACgtcataaaattaatgcaatatagctAAAATGCTTCTTGGGCCGCAGGGGGAAGTGATCCGCGCAGTTCCTTGGGCTTAACGTACCTACGACAATACCGAGTTCCCAACACCGCGGACATACACgaacaaatatacatacattcataCACTTACACATAGTTTCGAGTTCAGAGTTATAAGAGTATACGAGTTTTATTACGCAGTTAACTTCTGTTTGGGACGCTTTTATTGAGGCGTCCATGTTGATTTAGTCGAAGTGTCTTTTGTTTTGATGTGATGCAATTTAGATTTCGGTTTTGCTACTATGACCACATGGGTACCCCCACggtcttttctttatattgaataaaaaaaaaaaaatgcttctTGATTTTTCTTGCTTAATGGATGAACCCTTGCTGCCGAGCACGCTGCATTGCCACGAGTCTCGATGTGCTTCGATGTGAaagaaattctaaattaagaatatttgatctcattattatatattaatatataatcgtgattaagaattataatacacacacacacacacacacacacaaatttttttttcaccatcacaaagcttcctctaggAAGCAAAAATGTACTTGTGCTTCTCATATGTACAaacatacgtatacatatatataagtacaacatattttttatagaaaatctTCCTTTCccatttttattgatataatccAACAATGTATGAGTACCACTGCGTGTTTTTGATATTACAATTTCTGGGACAATTTCTTTACGCTGAAAACCTCTAAATGGTTTTCAGGTAAGTAGCTACTGAGCATTGACCGTAAGGGTTTTCTGACCTATTGTTAGAAGCCTTTTGTGTGTGATTCGTTTTTGACGAAGAAAACTATTTTCGACAGGTACGACCTGCGCGCGCTCTCATTATCAGTGTTGAATGGTATCCCATAGTGCCCCAAATGCACATAATATAGAACGgtgaaacgtaataaaaaaaaataaatgatacatGATTATCTATAGTAAAATGTCAAGAGATGCTAGAAAGTTACACTTAATTTTTAGCACgtgcatatattttactacaaaaacaatattaaaacatttctaaacggttaaaaagttatttacgCATCACGAAAACCATTTATGTCACGTGCGTCTCGAGACTACAGACTTTGATGACTACCACCTAGATACGAAGTATGGGCAACGAAATAACCGTCACATGATACTTATAGTTGAATCAACCTAAACATTCTGGATTACCCTAAACAGTCAATGATACATGGTACCCCGTGGCTCACGGTGTttcggtctcccctatatgtatatagaccAGGCCTGGTCAACTTCGACCTTCGGATTCCGGAGCTACGATATTTCTCCTTTTCCATTTGTGGAGAACGAAAAAAAGGTTTCTCCGCTAAATAAAGTTGAGCGGGCACAATTCATTTCATTCAGcggatgatttattttgtatataggTAAAAAAGCCCTTTTTCCCATTCTTTGTAAACGAAAAGGGCGAAGTGTCGTAGCTTCGGAGCTCGAAGTTGACCATACCTGACAtagacaatatataaatatataatagaatgaTCGTACACCGATAATTATTGTCGATTAATTCGTGCTGGTGATTATCATTCTCATTAAATTGGCCACTTGATAGGAGCAATGAGTTTAGTTAGTTAACGATATAGCGATTGACTCTTGACATTTTCAAATCTAAAACGAGGAAAATGTaggaattattatttgaattgttatttgttaaaGAGGAAAGGATATTTCAAATTGATGATACATTTCAAAAGAGATATGAGGTATCCacgaaaatatgttttatttttgtacattattaCGAGTGATTCGTAGAATACACTGCGGCAATGTACTATTTACAGTACAACGAAGTTTCTTACTCTATTTACTCTCGGTGGAAATGCAGAGGAAGATCGCAATCGGACGATTTGCTCATTAAAAATTCCGCGCTTAATAGACCCGTTTGGTTTGGGTGATACAATCTTCGGAAAATTACTACGAAACGAACTTAAACATACATACGATACATCATCAAATGAGTCTAAAGTAAATTCCAAATTGTCATGTAACTAGGAAAAAGTGTAacatgatttctttttttagtaaaattataaagattttgCTAAAGAATTATCGTCCTCGATGGATCAGATAAATTACATAACTTATTCAAACAAATATACGCttttaaatagtataataataataatacatcaaataatatctcttaattaagctaattaattaataataaaaaattttataaaattgtcagGAGGATACAAACTTgtgttatgtaaaatttatatttctcatcTACGGTGGGAAATTCGAAGCAATACAATCCGCAAGAGAAGTGGAATacacgcgtgcgcgcgcgcgtattccacttgatttttacattacttatctaagaataattttatatattttttcgattcCTTATATAAACATTCTACGTTTTCCAAActtctttactttttcttttcatttctcTCAGTTAGTTATCTGTGTGGGAAACACAATGTCCTTAGCGAAATATTGATAGGACGGTGTAATCGGATCGTTTGATTAAACAATTTTGGGTCAACCGATCCAGGTCTTCTTGATAAAATCTGCCGCTCTTTCACCTGTAACAACACACGTGTACACATACAGatataaaaagacaaaatggaaagaaaaaaaaaagatttacataCCGATCATGATTGCCGGTGCATTCGTGTTGCCAGACGTCACCTTCGGCATGATGCTCGTGTCGGCCACTCTTACACCACGCACCCCTCTAACTCGCAATTGATTGTCAATCACGGCCAGTGGATCGTCTGGCGGTCCCATTTTGCAGGATCCCGCCTGATGATTCTCGGGCGCTGTGTCATGACGAACCGCGCACTCCCAGTAAGCGTCGCAACCGAACTTGAGGTGCTCGCAGTTCTTTACGGGAATTCGGTCCAGCTCGAAACCGTACCTGAAAAGGATTTCCACGATATCAGCGTA
This genomic interval carries:
- the LOC139814642 gene encoding probable ATP-dependent RNA helicase DHX37 isoform X1, producing the protein MGTTIDGYRASVDGVKWFAYFFLEGQVYPKQKRFVPSLLTTPGSITKSWARLIPRTQAIVQTLQSQGVVSKYKLLEIWGLDEKFLLSAYKKWLPESAHAEVAQI
- the LOC139814642 gene encoding putative ATP-dependent RNA helicase rha-2 isoform X2 — translated: MGTTIDGYRASVDGVKWFAYFFLEGQVYPKQKRFVPSLLTTPGSITKSWARLIPRTQAIVQTLQSQGVVSKYKLLEIWGLDEKSYKKWLPESAHAEVAQI